A genomic segment from Vicinamibacteria bacterium encodes:
- a CDS encoding amidohydrolase family protein, with translation MKSLYAFLFLVALGWACAPEPTSTATYFHGMTLIPGETQRVVHEAAMVVDNGEIVAAGEASALEPPTGAQMVDLSGRTVMPLLNSLHVHLGYLVDNVMAAENYSRESIVADLDTHLSYGVGSVLVLGTDAGETAFQIREEQRQGSLGGARLFTVGRGVTSVGGWPTVIAPIAEVPQQVATEEEARAAVRAMVEKKADAIKIWVDDAGGSVPKIAPDLYRAAIDEASQSGVPVLAHVFYLEDAKGLVESGVSALAHSIRDEVVDDALVAAMRERNVFYVPTLVAHEAGFAYADAPAWVGEAAMARSVSASVVETLKSDAFVESQRSSAGLDAAREQYRIALENVKKLADGGVRIALGTDSGTPNRFPGYFEHRELELMVDAGLTPVQAIEAGTTVGGEILGLRNAGVIAPGSEASFLVVDGDPASDIRATRNVSKVYIRGEEVPPRQ, from the coding sequence ATGAAAAGTCTGTATGCCTTCTTGTTTCTCGTCGCTCTCGGTTGGGCCTGCGCGCCCGAGCCCACGTCGACCGCAACCTACTTTCACGGGATGACGCTCATCCCGGGGGAAACGCAAAGAGTCGTTCACGAGGCCGCGATGGTCGTCGATAACGGCGAGATCGTGGCCGCTGGAGAGGCCTCGGCCCTCGAGCCGCCAACGGGCGCTCAGATGGTCGACCTTTCCGGTCGCACGGTCATGCCTCTTCTCAACTCGCTCCACGTTCATCTGGGGTACCTCGTCGACAACGTAATGGCGGCCGAGAACTATTCCCGCGAGTCCATCGTCGCGGACCTCGACACGCACCTCAGCTACGGCGTGGGATCGGTCCTCGTGCTGGGAACCGACGCCGGAGAGACCGCCTTCCAGATTCGTGAGGAGCAGCGCCAGGGAAGCCTGGGGGGTGCCCGTCTTTTCACGGTTGGGCGTGGTGTGACGTCGGTCGGGGGCTGGCCGACGGTCATCGCTCCGATTGCGGAGGTTCCCCAGCAGGTCGCGACGGAAGAAGAAGCACGCGCCGCGGTTCGCGCAATGGTCGAGAAGAAAGCCGACGCCATCAAGATCTGGGTCGACGACGCGGGAGGAAGCGTTCCCAAGATCGCTCCCGATCTCTACCGCGCCGCGATCGATGAAGCGAGCCAGAGCGGGGTTCCCGTCCTGGCCCACGTCTTCTACCTCGAAGACGCGAAAGGACTCGTCGAGTCGGGCGTATCGGCTCTCGCCCACAGCATTCGGGACGAGGTGGTCGACGATGCACTCGTCGCGGCCATGCGCGAGCGGAATGTGTTCTACGTCCCGACCCTGGTCGCCCACGAGGCTGGTTTCGCCTATGCCGATGCGCCGGCGTGGGTGGGTGAGGCGGCAATGGCGCGCTCGGTCTCGGCGTCGGTCGTCGAGACCCTGAAGAGTGACGCTTTCGTTGAATCGCAGCGCTCGAGCGCGGGACTCGACGCGGCGCGCGAGCAGTACCGCATTGCCCTCGAGAACGTGAAAAAGCTAGCTGACGGAGGGGTTCGCATCGCGCTCGGGACGGACTCGGGAACGCCGAATCGTTTTCCCGGCTACTTCGAGCATCGGGAGCTCGAGCTCATGGTGGATGCCGGACTCACGCCGGTCCAGGCGATCGAAGCGGGCACGACGGTAGGCGGAGAGATTCTCGGGCTCCGGAACGCGGGGGTCATCGCGCCGGGGAGCGAAGCAAGCTTCCTCGTCGTCGATGGCGACCCCGCGAGTGACATTCGCGCTACCCGGAACGTTTCGAAGGTTTACATCCGGGGCGAGGAGGTGCCGCCAAGACAATGA
- a CDS encoding prolyl oligopeptidase family serine peptidase, protein DPRFARYETEAAAILTDPGRIPFASPMGDHVYNTWQDREHPYGVWRRSPIDAYFAGEPEWETLIDLDLLSEKEGKPWFLADTSCRLPESSRCLVYLSRRSMDASEVREFDVDRGEFVEDGFALPEFKSRVWWEDDDTVLVAADWGPDSLTHAGYPRSLRRWRRGTPVADAEVVFEVEPERPRLGVMLVGAAGAGSFVAVRPDDFFVNEYWLVGPEGERKRLPLPSRMIVYGSFGDALLLRLNQDWAPEGADTGPFPSGALVAIARQALVEDGAIRDARLVYTPSSDQAVREVTSSGDQLYLGLLEGYRSRVLIVTREGDGFAVEPLNLEGSAFVTLRGPGPTPGSVVLSTEGPLEPPRLWLVGPKPDTRELIAEAPAQFDATGLEATILETTSRDGTPIHYTVVAREGVELDGSHPTLIYGYGGYDVPLTPRYEPLPGKLWLEPGGVYVHAYLRGGGERGPAWHQGAMLKNRQQPYDDMNAVIDDLHRRGYSSAGHTGIMGRSNGGLMVAVVMEQIPEKLGAVVVGGPLIDMLRFPLLPPGASWTAEYGRPDDPEMRDFLAGYSPYQNLRRDESYPAPLIITSTWDDRVLPGHARRFAAKLEALGHDAYYFEDEQGGHYWELAGGPHPGDWRLRARARAVEFTYLAKQLGNDSEASP, encoded by the coding sequence GTGGGAGACGCTCATCGACCTGGACCTCCTCTCCGAAAAGGAGGGGAAGCCCTGGTTCCTCGCCGACACGAGCTGCCGCCTGCCGGAGAGCTCTCGTTGCCTGGTCTACCTGTCGAGGCGGAGCATGGACGCAAGCGAGGTGCGTGAGTTCGACGTCGACCGGGGCGAGTTCGTCGAAGACGGCTTCGCGCTCCCGGAGTTCAAATCGCGTGTCTGGTGGGAGGACGACGACACCGTGCTCGTCGCGGCCGACTGGGGTCCGGACAGCTTGACGCACGCGGGCTACCCGCGGAGCCTGCGCCGGTGGCGCAGGGGCACGCCCGTTGCCGACGCGGAGGTCGTTTTCGAGGTCGAGCCGGAGAGACCCCGGCTCGGGGTCATGCTGGTGGGCGCCGCCGGCGCCGGCAGCTTCGTCGCCGTCCGCCCCGACGATTTCTTCGTGAACGAGTACTGGCTCGTTGGGCCAGAGGGGGAGCGCAAGCGCCTTCCCTTGCCGAGCCGGATGATCGTTTACGGCTCTTTTGGCGACGCGTTGCTGCTCCGCCTCAACCAGGACTGGGCGCCCGAGGGTGCTGACACCGGTCCCTTCCCATCCGGCGCCCTCGTCGCGATTGCGAGGCAGGCGCTCGTCGAGGACGGGGCGATCCGCGACGCGCGCCTCGTCTACACCCCTTCTTCGGACCAGGCCGTGCGCGAGGTCACCTCCTCGGGCGACCAGCTCTACCTCGGGCTCCTCGAGGGCTATCGCAGCCGCGTCCTGATCGTGACCCGCGAGGGCGACGGCTTCGCGGTCGAGCCGCTCAACCTGGAAGGTTCCGCCTTCGTGACGCTGCGCGGCCCCGGCCCCACACCCGGCTCGGTGGTGCTATCGACCGAAGGCCCGCTCGAGCCGCCTCGCCTGTGGCTCGTCGGGCCCAAGCCGGACACGCGCGAGCTGATAGCGGAGGCTCCCGCCCAATTCGATGCGACCGGTCTCGAAGCGACGATCCTCGAGACGACGAGCCGCGACGGAACCCCCATCCACTACACCGTCGTCGCGCGCGAAGGGGTCGAGCTCGACGGAAGCCATCCCACGCTCATTTATGGCTACGGCGGCTACGATGTCCCCCTCACTCCGCGTTACGAGCCGCTTCCCGGCAAGCTCTGGCTCGAGCCCGGTGGTGTCTACGTCCACGCCTACCTTCGCGGCGGCGGAGAGCGCGGCCCGGCGTGGCATCAGGGCGCGATGTTGAAGAACCGCCAGCAACCTTATGACGACATGAACGCGGTGATCGACGATCTCCATCGGCGCGGCTACAGCTCGGCCGGTCACACCGGCATCATGGGACGGAGCAACGGCGGCCTCATGGTCGCCGTCGTGATGGAGCAGATCCCGGAAAAGCTCGGGGCCGTCGTCGTGGGTGGTCCGCTCATCGACATGCTGCGATTCCCGCTTCTGCCCCCTGGGGCGAGCTGGACCGCGGAGTACGGTCGCCCCGACGATCCCGAGATGCGGGATTTCCTCGCCGGCTACTCCCCTTACCAGAATCTGCGCCGCGACGAGAGCTACCCCGCGCCCCTCATCATCACCTCCACCTGGGACGATCGTGTACTACCCGGCCATGCTCGCCGATTCGCCGCCAAGCTCGAAGCGCTCGGCCATGACGCGTACTACTTCGAGGACGAGCAGGGCGGCCACTACTGGGAGCTTGCCGGTGGGCCGCACCCGGGCGACTGGAGACTGCGAGCGCGAGCGCGAGCGGTCGAGTTCACGTACCTGGCGAAACAGCTGGGAAACGACTCGGAGGCCTCTCCCTAG